In one window of Lacticaseibacillus casei DSM 20011 = JCM 1134 = ATCC 393 DNA:
- a CDS encoding phage holin family protein: MNFIKRTIITTAVFLIYAQLFPSQLYVAGFGVAVVGALVLGVLNGLLRPILVILSIPITILTLGLFLIVLNGLMLSMMTWFVSGIVFSSFGSTMMLAIIISVMNMIFVGKK; the protein is encoded by the coding sequence ATGAATTTCATCAAACGTACCATCATCACAACCGCCGTTTTCTTAATCTATGCGCAACTGTTTCCTAGTCAACTCTATGTTGCGGGCTTTGGTGTGGCCGTTGTCGGTGCGCTTGTTTTAGGAGTTCTTAATGGCTTGCTACGACCAATCCTGGTGATTCTGTCGATTCCAATTACAATTCTCACGTTAGGGTTGTTTTTAATCGTTCTTAACGGCCTGATGCTCAGCATGATGACATGGTTCGTGTCCGGCATTGTTTTCAGCAGTTTTGGCTCAACCATGATGCTGGCCATCATCATCTCGGTGATGAATATGATTTTTGTCGGTAAAAAATAG